The Kitasatospora albolonga nucleotide sequence GAGGTGATCGTCCAGGCGTGCAGGTCGTGGACGTCCAGAACGCCGGGCAGGGCCGTGATGTGGGCCCGTACCTCCGCCATGTCCACCCCCTTGGGCGCCGCCTCCAGGAGCACGTTCAGGGTCTCCCGCAGCAGCTTGACGGTCCGGGGGACGATCATCAGACCGATCACCAGGGAGGCGATCGGGTCGGCTGCCTGCCAGCCGGTCGCCATGATGATGCCCGCCGAGACGATCACGGCGACCGAACCCAGGGTGTCGGCCAGCACCTCCAGATAGGCGCCCCGCACGTTCAGGCTCTCCTTCTGCCCACGCGTCAGCAGAGAGAGGGAGACGATATTGGCCACCAGACCGACGGCGGCGAACGCGATGGCGAGCCCGCCCTTGGTCTCGGCCGGGGTGATGAACCGGTCGACCGCCTCGAAGACCAGATAGCCGCCGACCCCCAGCAGCAGCAGGCAGTTGGCGAGCGCCGCCAGGATCTCGGCGCGGGCGAAGCCGAAGGTGCGGTTCGGCCCGGCCGGACGGTTGGCGAAGTGGATGGCCAGGAGCGCCATCCCGAGCCCCAGGGCGTCGGTGGCCATATGGGCGGCGTCGGCGATCAGGGCCAGCGAGTTGGACAGCACCCCGCCGACGATCTCCATGACCATCACGCTCAGCGTGATCCCCAGGGCGACGCGCAGTCTGCCCCGGTACGCGGCGGCCGCCGTTCCGGTCGGAGGCGGACCGCCGTGCGTGTGCCCGTGATCGTGCCCAGCCCCCATGCGAAACGCCTCCAGGTCCGTTCGACGGCGCCGGGCGGAACCGCCCGACGCCGACCAGTGAACTACGGGTGGGGGGTATGGGGCAACACGGGACTGAACACCGTTGTCATCTGCTCTGACCTGCGGAAACGTTCCGCAGGTCAGAGCGGTGGGGTGATCATTTACGGGTGTCGGGGAGCGCCTCCGGATGACGCAGGCACCACCCCTCCCAGGCCGACTCCACCATCGAGCGGACGTCCCGGCGGGCCGCCCACTCCAGCTCCCGTACCATCCGCGCGTCCGACGCCACCGCCCGCGCCGCGTCCCCCGCACGGCGCGGTTCCACGACCGGCTCCACCGCGTGCCCGGACACCTCCAGGATCACGTCGATCAGCTCCCGTACCGAGACGCCCTCGCCCCGGCCGACGTTCAGCGTCAGATCGCCGCCCCCGCCGACGGCCAGCTTCCGGGCGGCGGCGAGGTGGGCCTCGGCCAGATCCGCCACATGGATGTAGTCGCGGATACAGGTGCCGTCGGGTGTCGGGTAGTCGGCGCCGAAGATCCGGGGGGCCTCGCCGCGCGTCAGCCGGTCGAAGACCATCGGGACGATGTTGAAGACCCCGGTGTCCGCGAGCTCGGGCGCGGCCGCGCCCGCCACGTTGAAGTACCGCAGACAGGCGGTGGAGATCCCGTGCGCCTTCCCCGTCGCCCGCACCAGCCACTCACCCGCGAGCTTGGTCTCGCCGTACGGGTTGATCGGCAGGCAGGGCGTCTCCTCGGTGATGAGATCCACATCCGGTACGCCGTAGACGGCCGCCGACGACGAGAAGAGGAAGCGCGGCACACCCGCCGCGACCACGGCCTCCAGCAGCACGGCCAGCCCGGCGATGTTCTCCCGGTAGTACAGCAGCGGCTGCTCCACCGACTCGCCCACCTGCTTCTTCGCCGCGAGATGCACCACACCGCTCACCGCGTGCCCCGCGAGCACCCGGTCCAGCAGCGCCCGGTCCGAGACCGAGCCCTCCACCAGCGTGACGGCGTCCGGCAGCCGGTCCACGACACCCGTCGAGCGGTCGTCGAGCACCACGACCCGCTCTCCCGCCGCGACCATGGCATGCGCCACGTGTGCCCCGATGTAACCCGCCCCGCCTGTGATCAACCATGTCATGAAGGCCACCCTAAGCGTCCTCCTCCGCGAGGCCCGGCGGGCGGTTTGTGGGCCGGGGCACCCATCGATGATGATGATCGCGAACGGAACGGGCCCCGGCAGGTCCACCCGAACGGCGCACAAACGGGTGGTGAACTCGGCCTTCCATTCATCCGATAGCCTCAGCCGACACGCCTCCGGCCCGCCTCGTGGCCGTGCCGCCGTGTGTCGTCCACCGTCAGTGCCAAGGAGTGAGTTCGTCTGTCGACCGCCATCCTCACCGGTACGCCGGTACCCGGGTCGTCACTCGCGGACGACCTGCGGTCCCTGGGCTTCGACGTGCAGAGCGCCGCCGACGCCGGTGACGCCGCAGCACTCCTCGCCGCCGTCCCGGCCGGCCGCCGGGTCGCGCTCGTCGACCCGCGTTTCGTGGGCCACCTCCACGCGCTGCGGCTCGCGCTGACCGACCCGCGCTTCCCCGCCGCCACCGTCACCGGGGCGCTCACCGCCCAGCCCGAGGCCCGGGGTGCCCTGCTGCGCGCGCTGCACCGCACCACCGCCGCCGTCGGCGCGGGCGCCCCCGTCGTCGACCCGGACACCGACCCGGCGCCCGAGGACCGCACCGTCCCCGGCCGCATCGCCGTCGCGCTGGAGGCCGAGGGCGTCGCCGTACAGCGCCCCGCCCTCGGTTCGCTCGTCGCGGCCGTGCCGACCGGCCCCGAGCAGGAGGCCGCCGCCGTGGCCGGGCTCACCTCGGTCGACGACGAGGCGGTACGGCTGCGCAGCGCGGTCAAGGCCCACGACGGCTTCTTCACCACCTTCGCCATCAGCCCCTACTCCCGCTACATCGCCCGCTGGTGCGCCCGCCGCGGCCTCACCCCGAACCAGGTCACCACCGCCTCCCTGATCACCGCGCTCATCGCGGCGGGCGGCGCGGCCACCGGAACCCGGGGCGGCTACATCGCCGCAGGCATCCTGCTGCTGGTCTCCTTCGTGCTGGACTGCACCGACGGGCAGCTGGCCCGCTACTCGCTCCAGTACTCCACGATGGGCGCCTGGCTGGACGCCACCTTCGACCGGGCCAAGGAGTACGCGTTCTACGCGGGCCTCGCCATCGGCGCCGTACGCGGCGGTGATGACGTCTGGACCCTGGCGCTCGGCGCGATGGTCCTCCAGGCGTGCCGCCATGTCGTGGACTTCTCGTTCAACGAGGCCAACCATGACGCGGTCGCCAACACCAGCCCCACCGCCGCCCTCTCCGACCGGCTCGACAGCGTCGGCTGGACGGTCTGGGCACGCCGGATGATCGTGCTGCCGATCGGCGAGCGCTGGGCCATGATCGCGGTCCTCACCGCGTTCACCACCCCCCGGACCGTCTTCTACGCCCTGCTCGTCGGCTGCTCCCTCGCCGCCTGCTACACCACGGCGGGCCGCCTCCTGCGCTCGCTGACCCGCAGGGCCGAGCGCACCGACCGCGCCGCGCGGGCCCTCGCGGACCTGGCCGACTCGGGACCGCTCGCCCAGGGGGTCGCCGCCGTCGCCCCCGGCCTCCGGGGCGCGTTCACGGCCCCCGCCGCGGCCCTGCTCGGGGCCCTCGCGATGATCGGCTCGGCGCTCTTCCTCCCGTACGGCAGCTGGCTCACCGTCGCCGCCGCCGGTGTGTACGTGATCCTCTCCGGCCTCGCCGTCGCCCGCCCCCTCAAGGGCGCGCTCGACTGGCTGGTGCCGCCGTTCTTCCGGGCCGCGGAGTACGTCACGATCCTCGTGCTGGCCGCCCGCAGCGACGTACCGCACGCCGTTCCCGCGGCCTTCGGGCTCGTCTCGGCCGTCGCCTACCATCACTACGACACGGTGTACCGCATTCGCGGAGGCACCGGCGCGCCGCCCCAGTGGCTGGTGCGGACGATCGGTGGACACGAGGGCCGTACCGCGCTGGTGGCCGTCCTCGCCGCCGTACTCACCCACGCCTCAGGTTTCACCACGGCTCTCACCGCCCTCGCGGTGGCCGTGGCTCTGGTGGTGCTCGTGGAGTCCATCCGCTTCTGGGTGTCCTCCTCGGCCCCCGCCGTACACGACGAAGGAGAACTCGCATGATCGGCCTCGTACTGGCAGCCGGTGCAGGACGACGTCTGCGCCCCTACACGGACACGCTCCCCAAGGCGCTCGTCCCTGTCGACGGCGACAGGACGGTCCTCGACCTCACGCTGGCCAACTTCGCGGCGGTCGGGCTCACCGAGGTCGCGATTGTCGTCGGCTACCGCAAGGAGGCCGTCTACGCCCGCAAGGCCGAGCTGGAGGCGACGTACGGCCTCACCCTCACGCTGATCGACAACGACAAGGCCGAGGAGTGGAACAACGCCTACTCCCTGTGGTGCGCCCGTGATGTCATCAAGCGCGGCGTGATCCTCGCCAACGGCGACACCGTGCACCCGGTCTCCGTCGAGAAGACCCTCCTGGACGCCCGCGGCAAGGGCCAGAGGATCATCCTCGCCCTGGACACCGAGAAGAGCCTCGCCGACGAGGAGATGAAGGTCATCACCGAGGAGGGCAAGGGCGTCCAGCGCATCACCAAGCTGATGGACCCGGCCACCGCGACCGGTGAGTACATCGGCGTCACCCTCATCGAGGCCGAGGCCGCCGAGGAGCTCGCGGACGCGCTGAGGACCACCTTCGAGCGCGACCCCGACCTCTACTACGAGGACGGCTACCAGGAGCTCGTCAACCGCGGCTTCACCGTCGACGTCGCCCCCATCGGCACCGTGACCTGGGTCGAGATCGACAACCACGACGACCTCGAGAAGGGCCGTGAGATCGCGTGCCAGTACTGACCCGGCTCATTCCGTCCCCGGTCGTCGTCGACATCCGGCGCGGCGCCATGGACGATCTGGCGGGTCTCCTGGCCGATCAGCGGATCTCCTCCTCGGGCAAGCTCGCCATCGCGATCAGTGACGGCTCGGGGCGCGCCCTGAAGGAGAGGCTCGCCCCGGTCCTCCCGGGGGCCGACTGGTACGCCGTCTCCGACGGCACGATCGACTCCGCGGTGAAGCTCGCCGACGGCATCAAGGGCAACCGGTACGACGCGGTGGTGGGCCTCGGCGGCGGCAAGATCATCGACGTGGCGAAGTACGCCGCGGCGCGGGTCGGGCTGCCGATGG carries:
- a CDS encoding cation transporter codes for the protein MGAGHDHGHTHGGPPPTGTAAAAYRGRLRVALGITLSVMVMEIVGGVLSNSLALIADAAHMATDALGLGMALLAIHFANRPAGPNRTFGFARAEILAALANCLLLLGVGGYLVFEAVDRFITPAETKGGLAIAFAAVGLVANIVSLSLLTRGQKESLNVRGAYLEVLADTLGSVAVIVSAGIIMATGWQAADPIASLVIGLMIVPRTVKLLRETLNVLLEAAPKGVDMAEVRAHITALPGVLDVHDLHAWTITSGMPVLSAHVVVRQEMLDSIGHEKVLHELQGCLGDHFDVEHCTFQLEPIGHAAHEAYCH
- a CDS encoding UDP-glucose 4-epimerase GalE, which encodes MTWLITGGAGYIGAHVAHAMVAAGERVVVLDDRSTGVVDRLPDAVTLVEGSVSDRALLDRVLAGHAVSGVVHLAAKKQVGESVEQPLLYYRENIAGLAVLLEAVVAAGVPRFLFSSSAAVYGVPDVDLITEETPCLPINPYGETKLAGEWLVRATGKAHGISTACLRYFNVAGAAAPELADTGVFNIVPMVFDRLTRGEAPRIFGADYPTPDGTCIRDYIHVADLAEAHLAAARKLAVGGGGDLTLNVGRGEGVSVRELIDVILEVSGHAVEPVVEPRRAGDAARAVASDARMVRELEWAARRDVRSMVESAWEGWCLRHPEALPDTRK
- a CDS encoding transferase; this translates as MQSAADAGDAAALLAAVPAGRRVALVDPRFVGHLHALRLALTDPRFPAATVTGALTAQPEARGALLRALHRTTAAVGAGAPVVDPDTDPAPEDRTVPGRIAVALEAEGVAVQRPALGSLVAAVPTGPEQEAAAVAGLTSVDDEAVRLRSAVKAHDGFFTTFAISPYSRYIARWCARRGLTPNQVTTASLITALIAAGGAATGTRGGYIAAGILLLVSFVLDCTDGQLARYSLQYSTMGAWLDATFDRAKEYAFYAGLAIGAVRGGDDVWTLALGAMVLQACRHVVDFSFNEANHDAVANTSPTAALSDRLDSVGWTVWARRMIVLPIGERWAMIAVLTAFTTPRTVFYALLVGCSLAACYTTAGRLLRSLTRRAERTDRAARALADLADSGPLAQGVAAVAPGLRGAFTAPAAALLGALAMIGSALFLPYGSWLTVAAAGVYVILSGLAVARPLKGALDWLVPPFFRAAEYVTILVLAARSDVPHAVPAAFGLVSAVAYHHYDTVYRIRGGTGAPPQWLVRTIGGHEGRTALVAVLAAVLTHASGFTTALTALAVAVALVVLVESIRFWVSSSAPAVHDEGELA
- a CDS encoding nucleotide sugar-1-phosphate transferase, with protein sequence MIGLVLAAGAGRRLRPYTDTLPKALVPVDGDRTVLDLTLANFAAVGLTEVAIVVGYRKEAVYARKAELEATYGLTLTLIDNDKAEEWNNAYSLWCARDVIKRGVILANGDTVHPVSVEKTLLDARGKGQRIILALDTEKSLADEEMKVITEEGKGVQRITKLMDPATATGEYIGVTLIEAEAAEELADALRTTFERDPDLYYEDGYQELVNRGFTVDVAPIGTVTWVEIDNHDDLEKGREIACQY